Proteins co-encoded in one Coprobacter tertius genomic window:
- a CDS encoding ATP-binding protein encodes MKVKLSKAVKMFFGNSSLEMVYFEAIANALDAEANKISIKIFTQAYNQPETLKVEIEDNGIGFTDERFSKFCNLFDVEESSHKGLGRLVYLCYFGKISVQSYFNNGFCRNFEFSNDFDEKSTVIKSQSTTNGTKFSMSNYVLSRLGQYNYIQPKYLKNRILEEFYPRLYQLKQENKEITITINLEIENQLITETLSTNDIPNLEKIELDYSVSAFDKIYLYYSIEASNEPSIITAISVDNRSQKIEIIAKENIPLGYKMIFLLYSDWFIGKVDHARQNLDISESDMQQIKYSFRNKVSQLISEKIPKIAESNKKVKISLISRYPHLNGYFEENCIGFSSRVELLKRAQDKFFKAQRDILDANSLTEEQYSKALELSSRTLTEYILFRQLSIEKLKKINNKNLESDIHSLIIPMKQEFTKDDFSKDLYRNNAWILDDKYMTYSSILSDKEMTDVVRVITEGEIIEKDNDRPDIAIVFSNDPNKNKVVDVVIVELKKKGLTHNDNMKVITQLETRARRLMKYYKNKIQRIWFYGIIEFNDEIELALLGEYTELYSTGKMFYKETSVAIQKDPKITLPVGIFIMDLNSLINDADARNSTFLNIIKNRILQSQS; translated from the coding sequence ATGAAAGTTAAATTAAGTAAAGCTGTAAAAATGTTCTTCGGAAATTCATCATTAGAAATGGTGTACTTCGAGGCGATTGCGAATGCTTTAGATGCAGAAGCCAATAAAATTTCAATTAAAATTTTTACACAGGCATATAATCAACCTGAAACTTTAAAGGTCGAAATAGAAGATAACGGTATCGGATTCACAGATGAAAGATTTAGTAAATTTTGTAATCTATTTGATGTAGAAGAATCTTCACACAAAGGTCTTGGAAGATTGGTATATCTTTGTTATTTTGGGAAAATTTCAGTTCAAAGTTATTTTAACAATGGTTTTTGTAGAAATTTTGAATTTTCTAATGATTTTGATGAAAAATCAACCGTTATAAAAAGTCAATCAACTACAAATGGTACAAAATTTTCCATGTCAAATTACGTATTATCCAGACTTGGACAATATAATTATATTCAGCCCAAATATCTAAAAAACAGAATATTAGAAGAGTTTTACCCTAGATTATACCAATTAAAACAAGAAAATAAAGAAATAACTATTACTATAAATTTAGAAATAGAAAATCAACTTATAACTGAAACCTTATCTACAAATGATATACCAAATCTTGAAAAAATAGAATTAGATTATTCTGTCTCAGCTTTTGATAAAATATATCTATATTATTCTATCGAGGCATCCAATGAACCCTCTATTATAACAGCTATATCTGTAGATAACCGAAGTCAAAAGATTGAGATTATTGCAAAAGAAAATATTCCGTTAGGATATAAAATGATATTTCTTCTTTATTCTGATTGGTTTATTGGAAAAGTAGATCATGCACGTCAAAATCTTGATATTTCAGAATCTGATATGCAACAAATAAAATATAGTTTTAGAAATAAAGTATCCCAATTAATATCTGAGAAAATACCTAAAATTGCAGAAAGTAATAAAAAGGTTAAAATATCATTAATTAGTCGATACCCCCATCTTAATGGATATTTTGAAGAAAACTGTATTGGATTTAGTTCTCGTGTGGAACTATTGAAAAGAGCACAGGATAAGTTCTTTAAAGCTCAAAGAGATATTTTAGATGCTAATTCTCTAACTGAAGAGCAATATAGTAAAGCTTTAGAATTATCATCAAGAACGTTAACAGAATATATACTATTTAGACAACTATCTATTGAAAAATTAAAAAAAATAAACAATAAAAATTTGGAATCAGATATACATAGTCTTATCATTCCTATGAAACAAGAATTTACTAAAGATGATTTTTCAAAAGATTTATATAGGAATAATGCGTGGATATTAGATGACAAATATATGACCTATAGCTCTATTTTAAGTGATAAAGAAATGACTGATGTCGTTAGAGTAATAACAGAAGGAGAAATAATTGAAAAGGATAATGATAGGCCTGACATTGCCATCGTTTTTTCAAATGATCCAAATAAAAATAAAGTTGTTGATGTTGTAATTGTAGAATTAAAGAAAAAAGGATTGACTCATAATGACAATATGAAAGTAATTACCCAATTGGAAACAAGAGCCAGAAGATTGATGAAGTATTATAAAAATAAAATTCAAAGAATATGGTTCTATGGCATAATTGAGTTTAACGATGAAATAGAATTGGCATTATTGGGAGAATATACAGAACTTTATTCTACGGGAAAAATGTTCTATAAAGAAACATCTGTTGCAATACAGAAAGACCCAAAGATAACACTTCCTGTAGGAATCTTCATTATGGATTTAAACTCATTAATAAACGATGCAGATGCAAGAAATTCAACATTTTTGAATATTATAAAAAATAGGATTCTTCAATCTCAATCATAA